A genomic window from Yarrowia lipolytica chromosome 1D, complete sequence includes:
- a CDS encoding uncharacterized protein (Compare to YALI0D09603g, weakly similar to uniprot|Q03103 Saccharomyces cerevisiae YML130c ERO1 required for protein disulfide bond formation in the ER, similar to Saccharomyces cerevisiae ERO1 (YML130C); ancestral locus Anc_8.877) codes for MKLMHLLPLVALFQPLVAQNVKVYEGDDHVHSARCLSGFIDDACGATFENVEATNAEVRPLLKELVKEDYFRYYKIDLNGERCPFVWDDGLCGNKACALNLESEEDLPEVWKPKRLGALTKDSVSRDKNVRQNERFAEFDLEQEYDSRGDNGGSNYCYPEDEFAHGGVYVSLLDNPERFTGYAGPHAQRVWRAVYAENCFTGMSSLPGEVSSPLNLGSGLVPFGQQDFDLAEIDSYANDLPHQCLEQRIFYRLLSGMQASISTHLCYEYLDMDAGEWRPNSTCFESRVGTHRDRLSNLFFNYALVSRAVSKLNDHLNDIKFTDDTKHNEETREIVAKLTGLLQNTTSAIFNETLVFSTPEAITLKSEFRQRFRNVSALMDCVGCDRCKLWGKVQTAGYGTALKLLFELGDNTDEVIKNLRRTELVALFNTFDRLSKSVEAVEYFENLKEGARQESAFATFLYYVRRATSQVSRVFSTIKNSIFNRFRWIKHTEFWEDVEREMYATKVGLRFILRSYWNFPRNMLMLTFNWIAPKWDKFVGRDKYQDRIIPTRGVYTLTNTN; via the coding sequence ATGAAGCTGATGCATCTTCTGCCCCTGGTGGCACTATTCCAACCTCTCGTGGCCCAGAACGTGAAGGTCTACGAGGGCGACGACCACGTCCACAGCGCCCGATGTCTGTCGGGGTTCATTGACGATGCCTGTGGAGCCACGTTTGAGAACGTGGAGGCCACCAACGCCGAGGTGCGCCCGCTGCTGAAGGAGctcgtcaaggaggactACTTCCGCTACTACAAGATCGATCTCAACGGCGAGCGATGTCCGTTCGTGTGGGACGACGGCCTGTGCGGTAATAAAGCCTGCGCTCTCAATCTGGAGTCCGAGGAAGATCTTCCCGAGGTCTGGAAGCCCAAGCGGCTCGGAGCGCTCACGAAGGACTCCGTTTCGCGAGACAAGAACGTGCGACAGAATGAGCGTTTCGCCGAGTTTGACCTCGAGCAGGAATACGATTCCCGCGGAGATAACGGAGGCTCCAACTACTGCTACCCCGAAGACGAATTTGCCCACGGCGGCGTCTATGtgtcgctgctggacaACCCCGAGCGGTTCACCGGCTACGCTGGACCCCATGCCCAGCGTGTGTGGCGAGCTGTCTATGCAGAAAACTGTTTCACCGGCATGTCTTCTCTGCCCGGCGAGgtgtcttctcctctcaACCTGGGCTCCGGTCTAGTTCCCTTTGGCCAGCAGGACTTTGACCTGGCCGAGATTGACTCATACGCCAACGATCTCCCTCACCAGTGTCTCGAACAGCGAATCTTTTACCGATTGCTGTCTGGAATGCAggcctcaatctccaccCACCTGTGCTACGAGTACCTCGATATGGATGCTGGTGAGTGGCGACCCAACAGCACCTGCTTCGAGTCGCGTGTAGGCACCCACCGAGACCGTCTGTccaacctcttcttcaactacGCTCTTGTTTCTCGAGCCGTCTCCAAGCTTAACGACCATCTCAACGACATTAAGTTTACCGACGATACCAAGCACAACGAGGAGACTCGAGAGATTGTGGCCAAGCTGACGGGGCTTTTGCAGAACACCACCTCTGCCATCTTCAACGAGACTCTGGTGTTCTCGACCCCCGAAGCTATCACTCTCAAATCCGAGTTCCGACAACGATTCCGAAACGTTTCTGCGCTGATGGACTGTGTTGGATGCGACCGATGCAAGCTTTGGGGCAAGGTGCAGACTGCCGGCTACGGAACTGCTctgaagctgctgtttgagcttggagacaATACCGACGAGGTCATCAAAAACCTGCGACGAACGGAACTTGTTGCCTTGTTCAACACCTTTGACCGACTGTCCAAGTCCGTCGAGGCCGTGGAGTACTTTGAGAATCTCAAGGAGGGTGCTCGACAAGAATCGGCGTTTGCTACCTTCCTGTACTACGTTCGACGAGCCACTTCTCAGGTTTCGCGAGTCTTTTccaccatcaagaacaGCATCTTCAACCGATTCCGATGGATCAAGCATACCGAGTTCTGGGAGGATGTGGAGCGAGAGATGTACGCCACCAAGGTCGGCCTCAGGTTCATTCTGCGGTCGTACTGGAACTTCCCCCGAAACATGCTGATGCTGACTTTCAACTGGATCGCCCCCAAGTGGGACAAGTTTGTTGGCAGAGACAAGTACCAGGATCGAATTATTCCCACTCGAGGCGTCTACACTCTTACAAACACCAATTAA
- a CDS encoding uncharacterized protein (Compare to YALI0D09625g, similar to Saccharomyces cerevisiae TAF13 (YML098W); ancestral locus Anc_8.878, similar to uniprot|P11747 Saccharomyces cerevisiae YML098w FUN81 TFIID subunit (TBP-associated factor) 19 kD), protein MSLEGTRKRKRTNLFVNDIKPLLYAFGDVNDPYPETVAALEDILTDYIVDTCHEAAKMAEIAGRQKIKVDDFKFLLRNDPRKLGRAEELLVLQKEFVEARKAFDSTEGKQLSKTYNQEKEKEKKKKEKEEKKEKKRKEKEEKKKIKEEEK, encoded by the exons ATGTCACTTGAAGGAACACGAAAGCGAAAGAGAACAAATCTGTTCGTGAACGACA TCAAACCTCTGCTCTATGCGTTCGGAGATGTCAATGATCCATACCCCGAGACGGTTGCTGCTCTGGAAGATATCCTCACAGACTACATTGTGGACACGTGTCATGAGGCAGCGAAGATGGCAGAGATTGCTGGCCGGCAGAAGATCAAGGTGGATGACTTCAAGTTCCTGCTGAGAAATGATCCTCGAAAGCTGGGCCGAGCAGaagagctgctggtgctgcaaaaggagtttgtggaggCACGAAAGGCGTTCGATTCGACCGAGGGCAAGCAGCTGAGTAAAACATACAaccaggagaaggaaaaagaaaagaagaagaaggaaaaggaggagaagaaggaaaagaagcgcaaggaaaaggaggagaagaagaagatcaaggaggaggaaaagtAG
- a CDS encoding uncharacterized protein (Compare to YALI0D09647g, similar to Saccharomyces cerevisiae ARG81 (YML099C); ancestral locus Anc_8.879, weakly similar to uniprot|P05085 Saccharomyces cerevisiae YML099C Arginine metabolism regulation protein II), with protein sequence MNRTKSFAGCWTCRNRKIKCDLRRPTCQRCEKAKLECEGYSIKLRWARTGKEGEDGEEEIFRRRNVDFVEYPPEMTFETYREMDITLQKLHAPKFQADETMVLGPFGVFSGFKRRRVELPQSQNQQPQINSITPKHTPPQMAQGLSPNKQQQQQQQQQQQQQQQQQQQQQLQHPSQSPHSHNNQVTQSPHHVHSPHVPSPHVQPPHISPENLHADLDLDILMNNLPVHPPQILPLTYFIDPNLEMHADHDNEPQPDSSPAGGIIHRNIEQMEENEVNTIFTIVQNDLAGTAFPKLPASELQFSDTQLQFSSQSRYLLHHYITSVSQTMTVVGHPRNPWMQIFVPRAISAIGDLVATGYTTNSRNALLHALLAISAYNLQSKYPKNSLNRKHYSELGLKLKSEAYKLLWPCFTEDISDQKYKDVLVSILSMVPIDVVSGSMSDCRVHLLACQKFIEMRLSSRRDISPKAATLHRIFCFLRLLQESTVFTDLMEIDDEELNEVITDDQDIDTILTGADGSKMSDKKRLKFSDAGGGIFQKEKDPKKLGKDDRKNSHEGYFDTPIKKSLKGSPNAPVPGTQRLKISEYWLGQPDLAPCSDSFDLSSILAMYGLPDSLQALLSRTTALAKRCISFRQKKGTNYESEQIRVLEQDLLQWRFEKSKIAIPSFNDNRKAVLHYHCISFHGALVIYFYRLVLGWPASSLQDRVKYLMHILLEMQNFKSKVSVISTPLLWAGFVGACEALTEDTRQGYTKYIQDLAECGMGTYYVPRNVITEAWRLQDKGEESNWWDIVRDWEAHLLLS encoded by the coding sequence ATGAACCGAACGAAATCCTTCGCAGGATGCTGGACGTGCCGAAACAGAAAGATCAAATGCGATCTGCGCAGACCCACTTGCCAACGGTGcgagaaggccaagctggagtGCGAAGGATACTCCATCAAGCTGAGATGGGCCCGGACCGGCAAGGAGGGCGAGGacggagaggaggagatctttCGCCGCCGCAACGTGGACTTTGTCGAGTACCCGCCAGAAATGACGTTTGAAACGTACCGCGAGATGGACATCACTCTGCAAAAACTCCACGCGCCAAAGTTCCAGGCTGACGAGACCATGGTTCTGGGACCCTTTGGCGTCTTCTCGGGATTTAAACGAAGACGCGTGGAGCTCCCACAGTCGCAGAACCAGCAGCCACAGATCAACTCCATTACCCCAAAGCATACGCCTCCTCAGATGGCCCAGGGACTGTCGCCAAacaaacaacagcagcagcaacagcagcagcagcaacagcagcagcagcagcagcaacagcaacaacaactacaacaccCTTCACAATCTCCGCATTCGCATAACAACCAAGTAACACAATCTCCGCATCATGTCCACTCACCACATGTGCCGTCTCCGCACGTGCAACCACCACACATCTCGCCTGAGAACTTGCACGCCGACCTGGACCTCGACATTCTCATGAACAACCTGCCCGTGCACCCGCCCCAGATTCTGCCACTTACTTACTTCATAGACCCTAATCTGGAGATGCATGCTGACCACGACAATGAACCGCAGCCAGACTCGTCGCCAGCAGGAGGAATCATCCACAGAAACATTGaacagatggaggagaacgAGGTGAACACAATTTTCACAATTGTCCAGAATGACCTGGCGGGAACTGCATTCCCCAAACTCCCGGCGTCCGAACTCCAATTCTCAGACACACAGCTGCAATTCAGCTCGCAGTCCAGATACCTCCTGCACCACTACATCACATCTGTGTCGCAAACCATGACCGTGGTGGGCCATCCGAGAAACCCCTGGATGCAAATCTTCGTGCCCAGGGCCATTTCGGCTATTGGAGACCTGGTTGCTACGGGATacaccaccaactccaGAAACGCGCTCCTGCATGCCCTACTAGCCATCTCCGCATACAACCTGCAATCCAAGTACCCCAAGAATTCGCTGAACCGAAAGCATTACTCGGAACTAGGTCTCAAGCTGAAATCCGAAGCATACAAACTGTTGTGGCCCTGCTTCACAGAAGATATCAGTGACCAAAAGTACAAAGACGTACTGGTGTCTATTCTGTCAATGGTTCCTATTGATGTGGTATCTGGAAGCATGTCTGATTGCAGAGTGCATCTTTTGGCATGTCAAAAGTTCATTGAGATGCGTCTTTCTTCGCGAAGAGATATATCTCCAAAGGCTGCCACTTTGCATCGAATTTTTTGTTTCCTTCGATTGCTTCAGGAGTCTACGGTCTTCACAGATCTCATGGAAatcgacgacgaggagctaAACGAAGTCATTACGGATGATCAGGATATAGACACTATTCTGACTGGTGCTGACGGCTCAAAAATGTCCGACAAAAAGCGTCTCAAGTTCTCAGATGCTGGTGGAGGTATTTTCCAGAAGGAaaaggaccccaagaagctcgGAAAGGACGACAGAAAGAACTCCCACGAAGGCTACTTTGACACTCCCATTAAGAAGTCTCTCAAGGGCTCTCCTAATgctcctgttcctggaACTCAGCGTCTCAAAATTTCAGAATACTGGCTTGGACAGCCTGATCTGGCTCCATGCTCCGATTCGTTCGATCTGAGCTCCATTCTAGCCATGTATGGTCTTCCGGACTCTCTGCAGGCCCTTTTGTCTCGAACGACAGCTCTAGCCAAGCGATGCATCAGTTTTAGACAGAAAAAGGGCACAAACTATGAGTCTGAGCAGATCCGTGTGCTCGAGCAGGATCTGTTGCAGTGGAGATTCGAGAAGAGCAAGATTGCGATACCCAGCTTCAACGACAACCGAAAGGCAGTATTGCATTACCACTGCATTTCGTTCCATGGAGCTCTGGTCATCTACTTTTACCGCCTTGTTCTGGGCTGGCCTGCGTCCTCTTTGCAGGACAGAGTCAAGTATCTGATGCACATTCTGCTGGAGATGCAAAATTTCAAGTCTAAAGTGTCTGTAATTTCCACTCCTCTCTTGTGGGCCGGTTTTGTGGGTGCCTGTGAAGCTCTGACGGAGGATACTCGACAGGGCTACACCAAGTACATTCAGGATCTGGCTGAATGTGGAATGGGAACTTACTACGTTCCCCGTAACGTCATCACCGAGGCCTGGAGGCTGCAGGATAAGGGAGAGGAGAGCAACTGGTGGGACATTGTCCGTGATTGGGAAGCCCACTTGCTTTTGTCTTGA
- a CDS encoding uncharacterized protein (Compare to YALI0D09669g, similar to Saccharomyces cerevisiae RRM3 (YHR031C); ancestral locus Anc_5.275, weakly similar to uniprot|P38766 Saccharomyces cerevisiae YHR031C RRM3 and weakly similar to uniprot|P07271 Saccharomyces cerevisiae YML061C PIF1 DNA helicase), with the protein MARLNKDVSGISHRHVTARTEEPERYQRQRLEEGAVQINSLMHQLREKESSEGARAGRQNTEEDRMEVDEPEEDETDLLLERERLLEEEQSILGRLSEGERQSQGRHEPRYRDVAQILEREKQRSKKRAHASSKDSAKKRTAPPVQIQDENMFVRDDWWKEWTPKELVMVVAYYKQDLHRAMQSHSGLNHAELTALQLGEIKRLVRRDAKKMLLAQYSSYLNKMHEAQENRGGECSEPVVKQDPSTAPSQNTNLHTGMPRSSQQAGKNCESTASDDETDAVAANTTTLSLLEPQNITLTEEQQVIFDLVAKGESLFFTGGAGTGKSVLIKEIKNHCESKGVVCKVTAPTGLAAVNVDGITIHRWTGLGLMKESAEACIAKLFNNPRAAAMWKFTEVLIIDECSMVSGAMFDKIDTIARVVRSNFFQISQKAAVQYEKELRSKKKARNYNFLKEMLHYTEEDNERDQMLKDLPFGGIQVVCVGDFYQLPPVPSFEDKNAYARKHGAGAQLPPDFLFNSEAFQKVFGANRLRLTVAKRQTEGSVFSSMLNLFRTYKGTTQETDALRSYFSQFIGRHPPGQQTVHLQSTISGVEATNQRELQLLDGPEVFFYASDMRNTTEGYSQEFIDRAMRDINAEDRLCLKPGAQVMYLKNDYDKGLVNGHMGQVAFLMTYEMYNLYKDDLDLLFAIYHYIKSRNLRSLSRNAKMPPDLEQHLGMRLEHYQWCYYRYALMHIDEVYRQEALAQKKKNRELEEQNKVGRENTNLLVVFRLADEYIADAESDQQFFLVPTVEFEKLDYSRLLARENRDENARKYPTICSRLQLPMSLSWALTIHKCQGQTLIRTVVDMKGMFTEGQAYVAMTRVRSPDDLRLTCFEIPKVTRPEVIKFDESIKDSLTVKKEGANGFGGFFALPPNTAPSHSTPLKCSSPAPSSYESAASDFDSDAETCSHYTSQK; encoded by the coding sequence ATGGCTCGTCTCAACAAGGATGTTAGCGGAATTTCACACCGGCACGTGACAGCGCGCACCGAAGAGCCTGAGCGGTACCAACGACAAcgtctggaggagggagcAGTCCAGATCAACTCGCTTATGCACCAACTACGAGAGAAAGAGTCGTCCGAGGGCGCTAGGGCCGGGCGTCAAAACACCGAGGAAGACCGCATGGAGGTTGATGAGCcggaggaagacgagacTGATCTATTGCTTGAACGAGAACggcttctggaggaggaacagaGCATACTGGGACGACTGTCGGAGGGAGAGCGACAGTCACAGGGACGGCATGAACCAAGGTACAGGGATGTGGCACAGATTCTTGAACGGGAGAAGCAAAGGTCTAAGAAACGAGCCCATGCTAGCTCCAAGGACTCCGCCAAGAAACGTACCGCTCCGCCTGTTCAGATTCAAGATGAAAATATGTTCGTTCGGGACGACTGGTGGAAGGAATGGACGCCCAAGGAGCTCgtgatggtggtggcatACTACAAGCAGGATCTTCATCGTGCTATGCAAAGTCATTCGGGCTTGAATCATGCTGAACTCACCGCTCTACAACTAGGAGAGATAAAGCGTCTGGTGAGACGAGACGCTAAGAAGATGCTCCTGGCCCAGTACAGCTCGTATCTGAACAAGATGCATGAAGCGCAAGAAAACCGTGGTGGCGAATGTTCTGAACCTGTGGTCAAGCAAGACCCCTCAACGGCTCCTTCTCAAAACACAAACCTCCACACTGGTATGCCCAGATCCAGCCAACAGGCTGGCAAGAATTGCGAGAGCACCGccagcgacgacgaaacCGACGCTGTGGCTGCCAACACCACTACTCTGTCGCTTCTGGAGCCCCAAAATATCACGCTCACTGAAGAACAGCAGGTCATCTTTGACCTAGTGGCTAAAGGCGAGAGTCTGTTTTTCACGGGAGGAGCTGGAACCGGAAAGTCCGtgctcatcaaggagatcaagaacCATTGCGAGTCTAAAGGAGTTGTCTGCAAAGTCACAGCACCTACTGGTCTAGCTGCAGTCAACGTGGATGGCATAACTATTCATAGGTGGACTGGTCTGGGTCTCATGAAAGAGAGCGCCGAAGCCTGCATTGCCaagctcttcaacaaccCCAGGGCTGCCGCAATGTGGAAGTTCACCGAGGTGCTCATTATTGACGAGTGCAGTATGGTATCTGGAGCCATGTTTGACAAGATTGACACCATTGCCCGAGTCGTGAGATCCAACTTTTTCCAAATTTCACAAAAGGCTGCTGTTCAGTATGAAAAGGAGCTACGCTCTAAGAAAAAAGCTCGAAACTACAACTTTCTGAAAGAAATGTTACATTAcacggaggaggacaatGAGCGTGACCAAATGTTGAAGGACCTCCCCTTTGGAGGAATACAagttgtttgtgtgggCGACTTTTATCAGCTTCCCCCTGTTCCTTCGTTTGAAGACAAAAACGCATACGCCAGAAAGCATGGTGCTGGCGCCCAGCTTCCTCCAGACTTTTTGTTTAACTCCGAGGCGTTTCAGAAGGTGTTTGGAGCCAACAGACTGCGTCTCACTGTTGCCAAGCGTCAAACTGAGGGCTCCGTGTTTTCCTCCATGCTCAACTTGTTCCGAACGTATAAAGGTACCACTCAAGAGACTGATGCTCTTCGAAGCTACTTTTCTCAGTTCATTGGCAGGCATCCCCCGGGCCAACAAACTGTTCACCTTCAAAGCACTATCAGTGGTGTCGAAGCAACTAATCAGAGAGAGCTGCAGCTGCTAGACGGCCCTGAAGTCTTCTTTTACGCTTCTGACATGCGTAACACCACGGAGGGGTACAGTCAGGAATTCATTGATCGAGCCATGAGGGACATAAACGCTGAAGACAGGCTGTGTTTGAAACCAGGTGCCCAGGTCATGTATCTTAAGAATGACTACGACAAGGGTTTGGTGAACGGTCATATGGGTCAGGTTGCATTTCTCATGACCTACGAAATGTACAATCTGTACAAAGACGATCTGGATCTATTGTTTGCCATTTATCACTACATCAAGTCTAGAAACCTTCGTTCTCTGAGCCGCAACGCCAAGATGCCTCCTGATCTGGAGCAACACCTTGGCATGCGTTTGGAGCATTATCAGTGGTGTTACTATCGGTACGCCCTGATGCACATTGACGAGGTGTATCGAcaggaggctctggctcaaaagaagaagaatcGTGAGTTGGAAGAACAGAACAAGGTAGGTAGAGAGAACACCAACCTACTGGTCGTCTTCAGACTTGCagacgagtacattgcaGACGCTGAAAGTGACCAGcagttcttcttggtgccTACAGTTGAGTTCGAGAAGCTCGACTACTCTCGACTGCTGGCTCGTGAGAATCGAGACGAAAACGCTCGAAAGTACCCTACCATTTGCTCGCGATTGCAGCTGCCTATGAGTCTGTCTTGGGCACTCACGATTCACAAATGTCAGGGACAGACACTTATCCGAACTGTGGTAGACATGAAGGGCATGTTCACCGAAGGACAAGCATACGTGGCCATGACCCGGGTTCGGTCTCCCGATGATTTGAGGCTCACTTGTTTCGAGATCCCCAAAGTCACGCGTCCTGAGGTCATCAAGTTTGATGAATCCATCAAGGACTCTCTGACGGTCAAGAAAGAAGGAGCCAATGGCTTCGGTGGGTTTTTTGCGCTTCCACCAAACACAGCCCCTTCCCACTCGACTCCTCTAAAATGTTCTTCTCCGGCCCCATCTTCATATGAGTCTGCAGCTAGTGATTTTGATTCAGACGCAGAAACATGTTCTCATTACACTAGTCAGAAGTAA
- a CDS encoding uncharacterized protein (Compare to YALI0D09691g, similar to uniprot|P53972 Saccharomyces cerevisiae YNL022C Hypothetical 56.2 kDa protein in UME3-HDA1 intergenic region), which translates to MNFYQEAAQFLEPSKKGSLQNRIFAQSKLLGKTRLRADPKHVFAVVFSALKYRPFLVDIIKAAEIPISDKPGKTKITMNMAILMAHDLLCSRSKRLTISKGPLKDMFLAHQTRLKSELTKFKLKHKVSDLDELVEEDSTPIRWIRINTVLSNEEEFHKTPLIARLKPIDKIEGGTIQPGQIYKDIHVPHLYGIHPREKLANCELYKQGKIIIQDRASCFPATILNPQPGQKLIDCCSAPGNKTTHLASFVAGTPGSIDAFEKDAIRAKLLTKMVKTAGCHNCIKVNVGDFTDTNPDDYPEVEGILVDPSCSGSGIFGRKHEDDAAAAEETNRDDQKDQFRLHKLSEFQYRIVKHALLFGSAKKVVYSTCSIHNIENEEVVQKLLLDSQVAAEGWQLAPKLRVLPLWTRRGDPNGFSDFPENQRAALAEGVVRALPKVDGGIGFFAACFEKRDIGEIGHRVPKVSEVESAQETSSDDHSEDAEQEDQDQDQDEEEVESEEEWTGFSD; encoded by the coding sequence ATGAACTTCTACCAGGAGGCCGCCCAGTTTCTGGAGCCGTCCAAGAAGGGCTCGCTACAGAACCGAATATTTGCTCAGTCCAAGCTGCTCGGCAAAACGCGACTCAGAGCCGACCCCAAACATGTGTTTGCCGTGGTCTTCTCGGCCCTCAAATACAGACCCTTTCTGGTGGACATCATCAAGGCTGCGGAAATCCCCATTTCCGACAAGCCTGGAAAAACCAAAATCACCATGAACATGGCCATTCTTATGGCCCACGACCTGCTCTGCTCCCGGTCCAAGCGTCtgaccatctccaaggGTCCTCTCAAAGACATGTTTCTGGCCCACCAGACCCGTCTCAAGTCCGAGCTGACCAAATTCAAGCTGAAACACAAGGTCTCGGACCTCGACGAGCTCGTGGAGGAAGACTCGACGCCCATTCGATGGATAAGAATCAACACAGTGCTCAGTAACGAGGAAGAGTTTCACAAGACGCCTTTGATCGCGAGACTCAAGCCTATCGACAAGATCGAGGGCGGCACAATTCAGCCCGGACAGATATACAAGGACATTCACGTGCCCCATCTTTACGGAATTCACCCCAGAGAGAAACTGGCTAATTGCGAGCTATATAAGCAGGGCAAGATCATCATTCAAGATCGAGCCTCTTGCTTTCCCGCTACCATTCTCAACCCCCAGCCTGGCCAGAAGCTCATTGATTGCTGCTCTGCACCCGGAAACAAAACCACACACCTGGCCTCTTTCGTGGCTGGTACCCCTGGCTCTATTGATGCGTTTGAAAAAGACGCCATTCGAGCAAAGCTTCTTACCAAGATGGTCAAGACCGCGGGTTGTCACAACTGCATCAAGGTGAACGTGGGAGACTTCACCGACACCAACCCCGACGACTACCCCGAAGTGGAGGGTATTCTCGTGGACCCATCGTGTTCGGGATCAGGTATTTTTGGACGAAAGCACGAGGACGACGCTGCCGCGGCGGAGGAAACCAACAGAGACGACCAGAAGGATCAGTTCCGACTCCACAAGCTGTCCGAGTTTCAGTACCGAATCGTCAAGCATGCCCTGCTGTTTGGAtctgccaagaaggtggtCTATTCTACCTGCTCCATTCACAACATTGAAAACGAGGAAGTGGTTCAGAAACTGCTTCTGGACTCGCaggttgctgctgagggATGGCAGCTGGCCCCCAAGTTGCGTGTTCTTCCTCTATGGACGCGACGAGGAGACCCCAACGGCTTTTCAGACTTTCCTGAGAATCAGAGAGCTGCTCTGGCTGAGGGAGTCGTTCGAGCTCTACCCAAGGTCGACGGAGGCATTGGCTTCTTTGCTGCCTGCTTCGAGAAGCGGGATATTGGTGAAATTGGACACAGAGTCCCTAAGGTGTCTGAGGTTGAGAGCGCCCAGGAAACCTCTTCCGATGACCACAGTGAAGACGCCGAACAggaagaccaagaccaagaccaagacgaggaggaggttgagtcTGAGGAAGAGTGGACTGGTTTCTCTGATTAA